A stretch of Mus caroli chromosome 5, CAROLI_EIJ_v1.1, whole genome shotgun sequence DNA encodes these proteins:
- the Chst12 gene encoding carbohydrate sulfotransferase 12, producing MTKPRLFRLWLVLGSALMILLIIVYWDNVGTAHFYLHTSLSRPHILEPLPTQGLVEENVFTSDVDEFLDTLLSSDAKHNDLSRRKTEQPPAPAPSKPVLSHMEENVRGYDWSTHDAHQNPDRDRQQAERRSLLRDFCANASLAFPTKDRSFDDIPNYELNHLIVDDRHGVIYCYVPKVACTNWKRVMIVLSESLLDRGSPYRDPLDIPREHVHNTSTHLTFNKFWRRYGKFSRHLMKVKLKKYTKFLFVRDPFVRLISAFRSKFELENEEFYRKFAVPMLRLYANHTSLPASVSEAFSAGLKVSFANFIQYLLDPHTEKLAPFNEHWRQVYRLCHPCQIDYDFVGKLETLDEDAAQLLRFLKVDSQLHFPPSYRNRTASSWEEDWFANIPLAWRQQLYKLYEADFVLFGYPKPENLLRD from the coding sequence ATGACCAAGCCGCGGCTCTTCCGGCTGTGGCTGGTACTAGGGTCGGCTCTCATGATCCTTTTGATCATTGTATATTGGGACAACGTGGGCACCGCCCACTTCTATCTGCACACGTCTCTCTCCAGGCCACACATCCTAGAACCCCTTCCCACCCAGGGATTGGTGGAGGAGAACGTGTTCACATCCGACGTGGATGAGTTTTTGGATACTCTCCTTAGTTCTGACGCGAAGCACAACGACCTTTCCAGGAGAAAAACTGAGCAGCCCCCGGCGCCCGCCCCCAGCAAGCCAGTCTTGAGCCACATGGAGGAGAACGTGAGAGGTTACGACTGGTCCACCCATGATGCCCATCAGAACCCTGACCGGGACAGGCAGCAGGCCGAGAGGAGGAGCCTGCTGAGAGACTTCTGTGCCAACGCCAGCCTGGCATTCCCCACCAAGGACCGCTCTTTTGACGACATCCCCAACTACGAACTGAACCACCTGATCGTGGACGACCGCCACGGGGTCATCTACTGCTACGTGCCCAAGGTGGCCTGCACCAACTGGAAGCGAGTGATGATTGTGCTGAGCGAGAGCCTGCTGGACCGGGGCAGCCCCTACCGAGACCCCCTGGACATCCCCCGGGAACACGTGCACAACACCAGCACGCACCTCACCTTCAACAAGTTCTGGCGCCGCTACGGAAAGTTCTCCCGTCACCTCATGAAGGTCAAGCTGAAGAAGTACACCAAGTTCCTGTTCGTGCGCGACCCCTTTGTGCGCCTCATCTCAGCCTTCCGCAGCAAGTTCGAGCTGGAGAACGAAGAGTTTTACCGCAAATTCGCGGTGCCCATGCTCCGACTGTACGCCAACCACACCAGCCTGCCCGCCTCGGTGAGTGAGGCTTTCAGCGCCGGGCTCAAGGTCTCCTTCGCCAACTTCATCCAGTACCTCCTGGACCCACACACGGAGAAGCTGGCGCCCTTCAACGAGCACTGGCGACAGGTGTACCGCCTCTGCCACCCGTGCCAGATAGACTATGACTTCGTGGGGAAGCTGGAGACGCTGGATGAGGACGCTGCCCAGCTCCTGAGGTTCCTCAAGGTAGACTCCCAGCTCCACTTCCCCCCCAGTTATCGGAACAGGACGGCCAGCAGCTGGGAGGAAGACTGGTTTGCCAACATCCCCCTGGCATGGAGGCAACAGCTCTATAAACTCTACGAGGCCGACTTTGTTCTCTTTGGCTACCCCAAGCCAGAAAACCTGCTCAGGGACTGA